A segment of the Pan paniscus chromosome 9, NHGRI_mPanPan1-v2.0_pri, whole genome shotgun sequence genome:
AACATGGGATATTAGGAAGAGAGGACTAACATCGGAGAAAATCTGAATTCTCATGTCTTCTCTATCAtaattggtaaaaaaaaattaaaactacctAGACCTCAGTTTTCCTATCAAAAGATAAGAATGTTAATACCTGCTTTACacaattcttttattttgttgagaaagtTGAATCAATCATAGatgggaaagtatttttaaaatctagatatTATGTATGTTACAACAGAATaacatgaaaatagaaaaaaggaataCATGTTCATTGGAACTATTCATTTTTCCCATCTATAAATCCCCCAAATCAGGACTCATTTTCCTACTAAGACCTTCCTCAATGCTTTCTTCACATCCTTATTCCTCAGACTGTATACTAAAGGGTTCAGCATGGGGATCACCGTGGTGTAGAATACAGAGGACACCTTCTCCTGGTCCAGGGAGTTACTTGAAGGGGGCTTGAAATACATGAAGGTAATGGACCCAAAGAAGATCCCCACAGCCATGAGATGAGAGCTGCATGTTCCAAAAGCTTTGGACCGGCCCTCTGAGGAGCGGATGTGAAGGATGCTGTAGAGGATGAAGGCATAGGAGACAGCAACAGCTAGAGTGGGCACCAAGGTGTTAAACCCCGCAATGATAAAAAGTAGAAGCTCATTGAGGTGTGTGTTGGAGCAGGAGAGATTGAGGAGGGGAAGAACATCACAGAAGTAATGGTTGATAATGTGGGATTTGCAAAAGGACAGTTTCATCATGGCACTTGTATGAGTCAAGGCAGAGAGAAAGCCCAAGAAGAAGGCAGCCAGCACTAGCAGTGAGCAGACCCATGAAGACATGATCGCATTATAAAGCAGTGGGCTACAGATGGCAACATAGCGATCATATGCCATGGCAGTCAGGAGGTAACCCTCAGCCACCACAAAGACCACAAAGAAAAAGAGCTGGACCATGCACTCAGAGTAAAGGATTGTATTCTTCTTTCCTAGGAAGttcaccagcattttgggagtaaTGACAGAGGAATAGCAGAAATCGACGAAGGACAAGCTGCTGAGGAAATAGTACATGGGGGTGTGAAGTAGAGGGCTGACTGCAATCAGGAGAATCATGCCCAGGTTGCCCACTACTGTGACCACATAGATTCCCAGGAACAGGAGGAAGAGGGGCAGCTGGAGCTCTGCTTGCTGTGTTAAACCATCGAAGACAAACTGAGCTGCCGTAGAATAATTTTCCATGGTCATTCTTCTTTAGGCATTTCTGTGAAAATAGAAAGTATGAATTACCTTAACATGGACCCTCACTGCTCTtccaaacaaaaccaaattgCATAAGGGAGGTTGACAGCAGCTAACAGACTGAGTCATAGTTTTCATTGTCTCTAAACTTGATACCTCTGCTTTGTCTCCCTAAAGTTCCCTGGGCCTTCTCCAAGTTGGTCCAGAATTTAAGTTACAAAAAAGTACTTCCTGACTGACTCAGTAACATTTGCCTCCTGAATTTggtagaaaaaaagcaaatgtttacTTTGTGGGGAGAATTTCTGATAGCCAATTTGTCACAGTTAAACAGTAGAAGAGATTGAAGGAAGATTCAATCACTTTTTCAATTTCCCCAGTTTTCTCCTACTCAAAGGCCTGCACATACTTCTCACAATATCTGAAAACAAGGAGAGGATGACGCCTCAGCCTCAGAGAATTGAAAGTGTCTATTACTTCCAACTGGAGTGATGGTGGGCATGGGGTTGGGTGTAAGGCATCTACTCATTATGCTGAATAAAAATACCTCCAGTGTAAAAATACTGCAGAAGTGGGAGTCTCCACATAATACCTCTGGCCCTCTGCTAAGCTGGAGAAGGGTGGGGGAGGCAAAAGCTTCATCATTGGAATCACTGATGAGAACAATCTCTTGTAACCCAGGTGTTCATCTATAAAGTTCACAGAGTCTTATCGGACCTCAACTATTGCCAGAAGAGTTGGCTGGCTGGAATCCTAGCAGTGAACTACTTCCCCCCTGACTTACGAGATCTGCACACCCCACAGAATAGACCTTACGGTGGCAGGAAAAGGTGCTTCTGAAGGTGTCTGAGAAGAATGTTGCTATGGGTGTAAATCTTGAATTTTCCAAAGTGTGGTACCCTTGGTGGTTTGGGCCCtggatacaaagaaataaaagagaatgctGTACTTTTCCCAGAAGAAGCACTAGAATCTAGTTGGTCCACCCTTTTCAACATGAACTGGCTCCCTGGTGGAGCCATTTCAGAGGAGTGTGTGTGTTGTCAGGTGCCAGTTATTCATTTAAGGCTCCAAATAGTCCAGCTAGAAAGAAACCTGTTCAATTTTGCAAACTCAGCACTTCCAATGTCTATTTGACAACAGAAATATTGAATGAGCGTAATGAGGTGAACTATAGTCTACTCAGCAATGAATGGAAAGGTTTGGGTATCAAAGTAGGTGTATTTCAAGGGTTGACTTTACTGCAGACCAGTTTGTAACACTGGGCAAGTCATTTCATGTAAACTTCATTGTTCTAATCTGTGAAGTGGGATACCTGTTTCAAAGGTAAAATGGTAAATGTAAAGATTCATTATCTAAAAACACTTGTCAACATTTCATGTGGCACATATTGTTAAATACAATTGAACAGAGAAAAGTACATAACATCAGGAGATGAAAATACACTACCTTTGTATGAAGAAAAGACAGACACATGTGTTTCTTTGCCCTAGGTCCTTCACTTTGGTAAGAATAaccaaaatgttttaaacatttggtGCTGGTtaggttttaaaatgtttgttttcagATTTGGAAATTTTGAGAGGGATTTAAAGTGTTTGGCCTTTTTTGAAGGAGTTGGGGGCACTGAAGTGTTTTCATCTCCAAGGGACATGTGCTTATGAGGCCAGGAGGAAACACAGCAGAGCTATGCAAGCTGAATGGACCCTTGATCCATCTCCTAGTGACCtcagaacatttttctttctttctttctttctttcttttttttttttttatgagatagagttttgctctgtcgcccaggctggagtgcagtggcgccatctcggctcattgcaacctctgcctcccagattcaagcaattctcctgtctaagcctcctgagtaggtgggattacaggcatgcaccaccaagcccaggtaatttttgtatttttagtaaagacaaggtttcaccatgttggcca
Coding sequences within it:
- the LOC100995078 gene encoding olfactory receptor 8D1, with amino-acid sequence MTMENYSTAAQFVFDGLTQQAELQLPLFLLFLGIYVVTVVGNLGMILLIAVSPLLHTPMYYFLSSLSFVDFCYSSVITPKMLVNFLGKKNTILYSECMVQLFFFVVFVVAEGYLLTAMAYDRYVAICSPLLYNAIMSSWVCSLLVLAAFFLGFLSALTHTSAMMKLSFCKSHIINHYFCDVLPLLNLSCSNTHLNELLLFIIAGFNTLVPTLAVAVSYAFILYSILHIRSSEGRSKAFGTCSSHLMAVGIFFGSITFMYFKPPSSNSLDQEKVSSVFYTTVIPMLNPLVYSLRNKDVKKALRKVLVGK